GGAGAGCATCAAGTCGGGGCCCCCATTCGGGTTATCCTATACACATGTACTGTGAACCATATTAAGGAAAACGCCTCCTTGCCGCGAGCCGCTAGGCCTATATTTTTACAGTGTCATCAAGTTGGAGGTAATAATTCCTTGGCGCTCCGCTGACCATCAAAGCTGCGCCATTGTGGAGAACCCATTAGGAGAGGACGCTCCGCAAACAACTATCCTGTTGCGGGCGGACcctcccccaaaaaaaaaaaaaaatatatatatatatcactTAAGCAAACATGATGGAAGTTACAACAAAATTGtgatatttcctttttttcttttttttttttttttttttttagcttgAAGAGACCACGTTAGATCACAGTTGTACCTTTCCATGGAGGTGCCTCCACTTTGACAAAATCGATTGAGGgagagtattttttttttccgactCTTTGTGCAGGCACCTCCGATGCCAAGAGAGAAAAGCATCCACATATGTAAAGCATACCAGTGCATGCATTCACATGGACCAGTGGGAAGAACCTCCCTACGCACACCCACCCGTCGCCCTCCTATGAAGAGCGGCTTCTCTCTTCTATTGCTACGTAGGAAGAACACCGCTGCCCTTCCCCACCAAGAACGAATCACCATTTTGCTATTACATCACCCAATGGGGAGAAACAAACAAGTGTGGGTCTTCCCTTATGATACGCACGGCTAAGAAAAAGGTTAACTCTCCTAAGGAAAGCTCCGTATGCATGTACTTAAAAGTTGGAACCATCGCGACAAAGGAATGTGCTTAACGTTGAGACACATGCACATCTGTTCCAAACGTACAGTCGTGACCAAGTCACCTTTTGATACTCTCCCATTCGGACTGCAACCGCTTCTCCGGCGCATCTACGTTAGAAAAAGTGAATGTAGCAAcaggggaagcaaaaaaaaaaaaaaaattacaggtACTATCCCGTAcgggaaatatataaatgtgcgTAAcatcaaggaaaaaaaaaaaaaaaaattgaaaaaaccAACGCGTCAATCCAGTCATCAAAAGGAATAtagcgaaataaaaaaaaaaaaaaaaaatgaacaacgcGCAGCCTAACTCTGGAGCGTTCTGGTGCCCCTCCATGGATTTCCCCAACTTagacactttttttgtttttttttttcggtaaAGCTGGACGTTTGGGCGAGCAGAGACGAGGGGAAGTCAGGCTTGGCCCCCCCAAAAGGACTCACCCAAAAGGACTCACCCAAAAGGATACCTCCCAATTTACCCCTTTTCACCACCTTACGCGTCGACGACATCCAGGAGCAACGTCTTAACCTCCTGCTCATTTGCACCCGACCCTTCATTTTCAGTCGCgggtttttcctttaaagGCCTTTTCATGTTTTGCTTCTCCCGAATTTTCTCCTCAATCAGCAATTTTAGTTGTCTCTGCGTGGTGCGGACGAGAGGTGGACACGGTGTGGACGGGGTGTGCGTGGAGTAGATAATAATGTTGATACGGTGTTGACATGACTTGTAGGCGTTTGTGTGTCCCCCCCATTTCACCTGAACAATGTCGGACACCAACAACTGCTGCACTGTGGCTCGGTAGCTGGGCTCCCGGATCAACATGCTCTTGTAAATGTTGTTAAGCTCCTTCGAGTATATATTCGGCAGGTCTGGGATCTGCCACAAGTAAACGCatgagggggagaaaaaaacggagtGGGTGTGAAGAAGTGGACGGAGGAAGAAGCGGCTCATAATGCTCTCCTACGCGATTCACACATAGAAACGAGTCGAATGAGCCAAGTTCGTTGCGCCCAGTGGGGCATCGCCTCGAAGCACCTACAGGGGCATATCTGATGTTGTAGCAGAGCTGCTGAATCCCCTTGGTGGAGTGGAAAGGAGTGCGGAACGTGGCCAACTCATAAATGAGGCAACCTGTTGCCCAAACATCAGAGGGCCAGCTGTACTTTTTGTCTTTACACAACTCTGGGCTTAAGTAGTAGGGCGTCCCTATCAGGGTGTTGGCGTAGTCCAGGGTGTTTTCCAGGACCTTCGAAATGCCAAAGTCGCAAAGCCGCACTCGCTTGTCGTTGTCGATTAGGATGTTCAGTGACTTCATGTCTGTCACGGGGGTGAATGTGGATGTGCCAAAGTGTACTCTTGTCGACTGCTTATTTGGAGTGTACTCTTGTAAGCATGTTTCACTAGCTTCACCCACGCGTTCGCCTTACCCCTGTGCAGTATATGGTTCGAGTGCAGGAACTTGAGCGCCGTCAAAATTTGAGTCAGCCATATCAGGATGCGCGTTTCCTTTATGGGTGtgttctgcttcttcttgtTCTGTATGTAATGGTAGAGGTCTCCGCCTTGGGTGGGTGGATGTCGTCAGAaggataggaaaaaaaagaaaaaaagagagagaaagaGGGGAAGCAAAAGAGAGATATGCTTACAGTTCACATGAACCTTAATTATATTCCCCCCAGTTCTCGACTGGACTCACCTTTGCAGTGCTTCATGACAATTCTTAGTGTGTCCCCCTCTATGTAGCTTTCGATATACTTTACGATGAAGGGGTGGTTCAGCTTGGACAGCAACTACGGAGGGTGCATACAAAAATACACGTGCACATAGGTATGTATTAATTTGGGGGGGTAGACACTagcacatatgcacacacaggCGTTTTTACGTCGGTTCATTCTCAACTCCCGCTTTGCCTCTCTCCGCGACGCTACCTCCACCTCCTTCAAGCActgccttttttcctttggggTCATCTGAGATATGTTAATTATTTTCATCACGTAGCTTTTGGGGGAGAAAGACGGAAGGGGCGAAAGGCTCGGTGAGCAGAATATCGGAGAAGTACACAGTGGACGATTCAGTGGCAGGTCCGGCTACTACGCATGGCGGGCATCTTCACTTTTGGTCCTGCCCACACCACACTTACTGGTCATTCTTCTTGTCGCGCACAAGAATCGTATTCCCGTAGTTCCCTTTCCCTATGTCCCTGATCTTCTCAtacttgttcatttttggGGGTTGGTGTTGGTTCCTTTTAGGGGGGCACAGAGCTCAACAACTACgtgttgtccttttttgtaattactttttttttttttttttttttttttgctacgCCACTTCGTCTACTTTCTGTGTTTTGAGAAACGAGGGCGTGCTGAGCTGAGGTGCTATTTCGTTTTGGACACCGGGGAGGACTACGAACCAATGTGGGGGAGGGACCCATTTAGTGGAAAAGCCATGTAAACGCAGAAGTGTTAATGTCTACGTGGAGGTAGGTTCTTTCCGCCTGGAAAGGCACACACGCATACCAGCGCCAAACGGAAAAGATCCCCGTGGTCCTGCGGAAGACGCTTCGTTAATCTGCGCACTTGACCTGTCCTTACGCTGACATTCGGCTGGGGGGTGAATTCCCTTCCTTCGCTTGGTTGCGCGTTTGACTTCTCGCTTGACTGCTCACTTTGttgctttctttttcgttGCCTTTGCTACGTTGCGTCGTTTCGGCTTGGGGGCCGCCTCCTTACGCAGCGTTGTTGCGCCATTTTCCGACTACGTATGTGCGCAGAACGGGGGGTGCATATACGCCTGGGCATACACGTGACATACACATgggagtgtttttttttttttttttcttgccaGACCAATCAACCTGAGGGTAACACCCTATAGAACAGGTGTACGTACTAATGGGAATCcccctccattttttgaacttttttttttttttttttttttattttcccgcGCTGTGATGTTTGGCTAGTCGCGATGCGGTTCGGTTTTATGCAGGTCGTTTTGACTTACCTGGCCACCGTTGAACTTCGCACCTTTTTGTTCCCATGTTTGTTGCCCTTCCTTTCGCGCGTGCACATGGGCCCCACGTCACGCCCAAAACGACGTGCCTAAAACCGCGCTGCACCTCTTCATCGTGTAACTCAGTCAtctcatttttccttccttttttttttttttttcgagggCCTTCACTGATTGGcactttgtaaaaaattattccccTCTTCGGTTTGGCGTGGCGTCACAGTATGCCATAGGAtgcatacaatatatatatatgtatgtatatatatatatattttttttttttcttttcaccccACCTTATATCGTTGGCGCGTGTATACCTATGCCAGTTTCTCACCCTGGAAAGGGAAACCTTGTGTCGCAGTTTAACCCATTATCACATTAGGCTCCTTGGATCTCACCTCACCGCTTGCGAAGAAACCTAATGCAGATGAGTCCCCCAGCAAGTGCCTTCCTCGCTTAACAAGATGAGCCGAAATGTGTTTGGGAAACTGACTGGGGGGTGAgaacaggagaaaaaaagaaatagagaaAAGGACAAACGTGACCCGGTGTGCCATTCGCCTGGCCGTGAGTTGCCCCCCCACCCGTTGGCAACCAACCCAcaacccatttttttaccaccCTCTTTCCACTGCAGGATCGGCCCCCACCTGTGGCAAAGCAATGCCCTAGCCCTGAACACGTACAAGACCTACTCATCGGTAAGGCAAATAGATCCCCTCAGCTGGAGGATGGAAGCGGCACAAAGTTTAGCAGTTGCGACGTGGCGAAGCAGCTGTGCGGAGTCCAAGTTCTTCCCCCCGTGGCATATCTTCCCCACACCCACACGCGCACctcttccctcttttctttctttcaggCCATGGGTTGTCTCATCCAAAGGTACGGAACCACCAATTCGGTGAGCAGACCCATTGGGAGggacaaaaaggaagtgtacaaGTACTACAGCGAAAGGTTACGGGATGACATTGGCCCCCTCAAACTTATGAGAAGCTTGCCTGCCCTAAACCACTACGTCAGCCTCCTCGACATGACAAAATTTACGATCAAATATATTTTGAGTTAtcgcttctttttcatttacaTGGCCCGGACGACGTTTCAGGTAGGCCCTCCGCCACAGCGTGTGCACGCTCATTCACGatcatgcattttttttgcaattgcCTGAACGGTTGAGGGAAATGCATACCAATCGACAACGAATTCTGcctcccccattttgaccaccccatttttgcttcccccccttttaggCTGTCCGGCCACTGATGGCCTTCTGCGTCTTTGGCGAGCTCATGAAGCTGATCCTGGCCACCATGACGAGTGGCGTGttcgcctttttcttttctttcgtCCTTGCGTTTGAAGTGCTCTACTTTTTCCTACAGTGCTACATTTCCTACACTTTCTTGACCATGTTTTTCGACGTCATGTTTTGATGGGCGGGAAGTCGGTGGTTTGGCAACGTAACGACACGTAACGACACGTAACGATACGTAACTACCCATCCTTCTAACCGCATAACCTTAAccttttgaatttttttttttttcttttctaaaGGGGCGAGTGTTACACTCCCTTGTGGCACAAGTGGTGCCCCCAAATTGGCTGTTCAATTGGGCACTCGTTTAAGTTGAAAAGGCGAAGTTGAAGAAAGACGAAGGGGTGTGCACTCACCTGCGTAGCAGTACCGTCGCTCATGGCTTCGACCGCACCAGGTGAGTGTGTCCGTCCCGATCAGAGGCGCTTCCCAACATGTCTCCACCGtgacataaaaattaaaaaaaaaaaaataatgacttGACGTGGTGAAGTGATAATAAAATTGGCGTGTGAATTGGTCGACGCCGTTTTCCCCTCGAGGGAAGAAACAACCTTGGTGAGACCACACATGCAAAAGTAACAACCGCAAACTGGCAACAACTTTACGCACATGCACGCATACATCATGTGCATCCACACAAAAGACGATTGCTATAGGTAAATGCCTCCACCCCCGAGTGTTCCTGGCTGGGGCATAgaattcttcttctcctctttttcctgcGCCAACACAGGAACAACCTCACTGCAGACCTTGCCATTAGCATCACTCTCCATTAACGCATCCTTCTCATCTGAATCAGTCATGTACTCATCGCCCATCTGACTGGCAAGCGTATGAGCAATTCCCTCGCGCTGATTCGTCTTCCCCGTGCATACCACTGGGGCAGCTATCACATTTGTTTGATCCACAGCAGGGTGATCATCCAATATCCGTATCTTGTCTTTAATTATGCGCAGCCGTTCCTCCTTCCTACATAAAGAAAATCTATTCTCATTCAGTGCCATGAGGAGATCCTGATCTGCACCTTCCGGATcgaactttttaatttcatcaTTTGATCGTTTCAAATGGTAAATAGAATTCTCTACCTCCTTCTCTAAGTCTTTTAGTATATTCACATCATCTGGTAGTTTGACTTCGTTAAAGTCCAGGTGGAATTCGCAGCTCGTGTGCTTCGTTTTCAACCTTATCTCGACCATTTTGGGGATGTAGCTCAGTGGACACCTCAAGTTTGGAGGAGTTAGTCGCGCCTACAAGGGTAACAACTTAGGGGTACATCACACCGCCTCTACTGCATGCGCCTCCGGGTtcgaaaaatggaaaagtaaaaaaatgctccTATGCTAAAGCGAACAGTTCATGCGACGACGTGGAGGGGGTTATTCTCCTACCAAGGGGCCAAAGGTACGCCTATTCTCATCAtgttaagggaaaaaaggctGGCTAACGAGGCACAACTGCGGAGTGAGCAGCGTTTCCTCTTTGCTATAACATTTCACCTAGCAGTGATATTATGGTTAAACAAATTGGTGCTACTAGGACCAGGTcgctaaaattttttttttttttttttttttgtgctaaTCAAATTATACAAATTGGTCGGGTGAAACTGTCCCCAAAAGTGCATAACccaaaggaagcaaaaaacgGGTGAATCAAAAGGGCGAAGAACTGGAAACTTTGGCCATTTTGTCTTGCCCAACACTCTCCTTTTTACGtgcgcttcttttttaaaagccaattttttcattttcaggTGTCACAGTACAACTTGGAAGGCGATGTTAACACACCGCTCCTTCCCACTTCGATGGTGTTTTAATACTTCCtttgcaagaaaaaaaaaaaaaaaacataaaagagagagtaaaatgaaaacaggtGTAAATAGCCACTAAATAAAACAGTGTCCTCGTGAAAAACGTGTTCCAGGCCGCTTACAATTCGCGTAGGGCGTATCAACAACGGGACAACTCCTTCTTTCGTACCCCTGCGGGATTCCCCCTCTCCGCTATCCGCTTTTTCGCCGCGTGGCCATTTTACGGTTTTCCCATATCTCACCTTTTGCAATTCCTACCCCCAGGGGCCAAATAAACGCTGCGCATTTTCGAAGCTGCAAAAAGGGCAATTCTCTCCCAAAGCTAAAATGCACCAATTTGTGTGCACCATCCACCACATATAGGGGAAAACCcccaaaaatggaaaaaaagaaaaaggaagcaaaaaaaaaatcaagtaATGAATAAATGAACCAATCAAGCAGACAGGAAGGCACCACATCATGTGCCAAATTTTAAATCATTCCGCCGTGCCAGTTGACATAACCTCGGAATCGGCTACAAAACGAGCGCCACAGCAGGATGACGGAGCGACATACAGCCCAATCCGTATACACCCCCCTGAACACACGCATACCACACGTTTGTGGCTCGCCTACTCTTCACTTTTAAACATAGACTCCTCAACCGTGGTGCTGCTGGGGGCCGCGTTTTTGCCAACCTCCTGCCCTTGCGCGTACACCTCGTCCACCCAGTTCTTGTAGTCGGATGCGCTCATCAACTCCAAGTTGTGTCCTTCCTCTACTATCTCGACTCGGCAGTTTTGCCTATTGATCGACTCTACAAGTTCTAAAGTCTTGCTTAGGTTCCGTTTAGTATCCTTCGTGGAGTGGACAAATATGATGTATGGGTAGTCGCCTATGTTTATAGTCTTCCTTATCTTCGAGGAAAAGATGTTTTCTTGCACGGGGGATACTAACACCTGAGATGGGGTATGGAAGGGGGGAGAAACATCAACATGAGTGGACGGACAAGCTACCAACGGTGCTGGAAAATCGGATCGGGGGATACATATCTCCAccgttaattttttaattccgtTCGTATAGAAGTGACACATATCAGCAGGTAGAGTTGCCTTTTGGCGggtgatggtggtgatgCGCCTAATCGGTGGTCACTTTCCCTTTAACGCGTTGCCGCTTCGCCCCATTCCCCCTCTTTGTTACCATCGGAATGCGTGCGCCAGACAGGTGCATGGCCAAAATGCACCCGAACTGATACCCCACAATGACATTCGGCTTCAGCGTATCGAACAGCTTGTTGGCCTTCCCCAAACAACGGCGATACAAAATCTCGTAAATAATCGTCGaggcaataaaaaaaatacccatTGTAACGAAAAAGCATGGCATAATTAGCATGTAGATATGTGGGATGTTTGTAAAAAGTAAATGAAATATGAGGAAAATACAACACAAGCACAATAAGTATATGACGACTAGGATTATAATGTCCACAACTCTTGACTTGTCCTTAGAAGAAATTACGTTATCCTTCCCGTAATTCTCTTCCAATagttttctaatttttttcgttttagtATCTTCGTAAATGTGAAGATACAGGATCTTTATTGGTTCTTCCATGGTGTCATATAGATGTGCAAAACGTGGGGCCAATTAAGTGCAGGTTGTATGTGGGCCTATAAACACACATGGGGTACCTTTCTGCTTGTTTGTGTATACCACACttgttggcatttttttacgtgtttttttttctttccttttaaatcgCGATCATTTTAGACTCTACTCAAAATAAGGACAAAAATGCAGCGAAATGTTCGGAAGCTTCCACAACATATTACGTGCAACCAAATTGGACAAATTAACTTTTCCCCGGTGTTGCATTATTTTGTGAACAagccaaaaaaggggcggggaaaaaaaaaaaaaaaaaaaaagtcagcTAAAAATTTCTGAATTAAACAGCCATtataggaaaataaaaaaaaaaattcaggaaaaaaattctgaattAAACAGCCAttatgggaaagaaaaaaaaaaaaaggaaaactcaGGTAAAAATTTCGAAATGTTCCTAATTTGCCACATaagggaaaacaaaagaacCAATCTGCATATCACCCCATTTAAGCTTCGTTCGCATTTACAACGTCGCTCCGGTAATCTCCAAAAATTCGTTCGTTTACAGAGGTACTGCTTTGCGAGGCGAAACAGAGCAGGGAAGGCTGCACAGGGGAGCCAACCCAAGCCGACGTAGAACAAAACAGGACGAAGAGGACGGAGGTGTGCGAAACAAAGAGCTACAAAAAgaccaaaaataaaacattaaatcttaaaaattttccaagCGAATAAACACGCaaacttcttttccttttctgtcaTGTAAAAAGCGTCAGCATTTATGCCATCACAtgtcacacaaaaaaaggacgagCTACTAAATAGacaattaaattttttttttttttttttattcccttcatttgcccttttttcgctaaattgtgcattttaaggaattttattttttcccccttttgcattCACAAAGAGGGGACACGAAGGTAAGAAGGAAACTCGCAAAAAGAAAGCATCCTGGTTATCATTTTAAAACATGTCACATTCCATTCAGCAaccttttaaagaaaaaaacagctgAGTCACATATTATCATTGACGAAGTAGAGAAAttcttatttgttcttttccatgagttaaattttgcacattgCACACATTTCTGCGTTATATCACCTCATGCTCAAATTTTACAACTCGCACAACTGCGTTGCTCTTATTCCCACGTGAACTCTTATGGGACGGAACAGCTCctacatttgaaaaatggcCAGAAGGTTAGTGGAAGGCTCACCCAGAGCCCTTTCAGGGGCTACGTAAAAATGTCAACTAATTTTCCGTTCGGCAGAGTAAACACATGGCAAAAAATTACACTCGTTCACGATTCGCATTAAAGACAGTGTATGGATACTTTTTCCTCATCGTTTAAGCacttaagagaaaaaaataatattaaggCACACTCTCATGTGTGTATAGCTGTACGGCCACGTAGGTGTAAAAATCCgctccccccaaaaaaaggcCACCTATTCGGAATTTCTTCCTGAAAAGTTCGCGGAGGGGCCGCATACCACTGACAGCTGATCAAAAACGTCGATAGCTTCGACTTTGACAACTACAGCACCGCTTGGAACTATGAAAAATTAGAACATTCACTGTAGGCACACACACTTATTTACGCGTGACGCAGGGAACATTCCGGGCTGACTTGCCCTCCTATTGCCAATCTGTTTAACGTTCTCCTCCTGGACGTTCCGTTCAGCCCTTAAAACGGTTTAACCGAACGCGTTGTCGCAGTTGGGAAATAAGCGGATGAATAATGcctactccttttttttttctttccccgtATGAACatggaataaggaaaaaagaaagcgttttaaaatgtgtatgaactctcttcacaaaaaagagTATCCAAAGAGGAAAGAACGAACAAAACAACGTCATGATTTGTCCaggttagaaaaaaaaaaaaaatgcccacCAATTTTACAACTAGCCAAAAGTATTCTCCACATTCGCTAATTTTCAATGTTTACctgaaccaaaaaaaaaaaaaaaaaaaaaaaaaaaaaaatgagaacagGTAGCTACGTTTAACagtatatatttaaaagaaaaaaaaaaaagagagagacaACGGAAAATTACAGTCCCCAGGTTGATAGAACTCCAACTcatgttcctcttttctcattttaccctttttagacttacaacatttttatgtgtgtaaaaaTCTGACAAATGCTGCTGTTCATGACGAAATGGCTCATATTTAGCAGGAGGATGTATCCCTTGTGCACATGTTTTATTTCTGATCTTTgctcatttcttttttttttttttaattatcgCACATATTTCACTTCAAAaaggtttttattttaaaaggggatTAAATTGGACAGACACAACCCAACTATTTTGTCCCTACGTTCATCCTTACCACGTGCCATCTCCTTCGGCGGAGAGAGGACCCCATATACGCAACACATCCGCCACAACACTGTATacagaatgaaggaaaatataaagacACTATACATTCATGGGTGAGAAAATGCAACTCCCCTTCAGCGCAGCGAATGTACATCCACATACAAGCGCACGCCCATTGGTCGGCAACCCTGAGCAGCCGTACACATCCCTTTACCACGACCCATCATTTACTAACAACTCACCATTTACTAACAACTCACCATTTACTAACAACTCACCATTTACTAACGACCCCCCcacccacacacacacacaccttcCTGACAGGTTTCACGTGTTTGGAGgaagcaggaagaaaaaactgatCGAAAAGGCcgtgggaaaaaagaacttgATGGTGGCCAGCATAAATCAGAAGCGCAGCATCAGCTCCTTcattctgttccttctcttcattGTATGCGTCATGTTGtttaatatttatgtgtCCTACCAGTTTTCagatttgctttttctttcgATAACTGTGGCTTTGTCGGTGAGTGGGAAAAATGATGTCGTTGTGTGTGGTTGGGGGCACATGCACCTATGTGTGACCAAAGAGTATCCTTGAGACGGGCGAACACCGGGGGAGCAAAttgcaaaagggaaaccGCCTACCTTCCACCCCTCCCTTCTTCTCTGCTGTTTGTCTCACTTATCGAAACCATTTATTCTCCATCTGCAGATTGTAATTGTTGTAGTTATATATTTCATCGGGTCCCATTTAATTCTGTACTACATAATGAAAAAGTCGATTAAGCAAGCAGAGCAGAAGGTCAAGATGTACAACCCCGATGTGATTGTTGGGATTTACTTCGGGGCAGTGGTAGCCATGAATCTGAACTACAGGAATGGGAAGAAACCCCTGGTAAGGGCAACTAAACTGG
This region of Plasmodium coatneyi strain Hackeri chromosome 3, complete sequence genomic DNA includes:
- a CDS encoding Serine/threonine-protein kinase NEK4, with amino-acid sequence MNKYEKIRDIGKGNYGNTILVRDKKNDHYVMKIINISQMTPKEKRQCLKEVELLSKLNHPFIVKYIESYIEGDTLRIVMKHCKGGDLYHYIQNKKKQNTPIKETRILIWLTQILTALKFLHSNHILHRDMKSLNILIDNDKRVRLCDFGISKVLENTLDYANTLIGTPYYLSPELCKDKKYSWPSDVWATGCLIYELATFRTPFHSTKGIQQLCYNIRYAPIPDLPNIYSKELNNIYKSMLIREPSYRATVQQLLVSDIVQRQLKLLIEEKIREKQNMKRPLKEKPATENEGSGANEQEVKTLLLDVVDA